A window of Pantoea agglomerans contains these coding sequences:
- a CDS encoding flagellar basal body P-ring protein FlgI yields MKSLLLGLSLTLGLCLNAHADRIRDLVSVQGVRDNQLIGYGLVVGLDGTGDQTTQTPFTTQTVSNMLSQLGITVPQGTNMQLKNVAAVMVTAQLPAFARQGQTIDVVVSSLGNAKSLRGGTLVMTPMKGVDNQVYALAQGNILVGGAGASAGGSSVQVNQLNGGRITGGATVERELQSNFGSQNTLNLQLNNEDFSMAQRIADSINGRGGYGAATALDARTVQVRVSPNNSSQVRLLAEILNIDVSIPIEDAKVIINSRTGSVVMNREVTLNSCAVAQGNLSVTVNQSQNVSQPNTPFGGGQTVVTPQTQIDLRQSGGALQRVNASANLNNVVRALNALGASPIELMSILQSMQSAGCLRAKLEII; encoded by the coding sequence GTGAAAAGTTTACTGCTCGGCCTGAGCCTGACGCTCGGCCTCTGCCTGAACGCCCATGCGGATCGCATCCGCGATCTGGTCAGCGTGCAGGGCGTGCGCGACAACCAGCTGATCGGCTACGGCCTGGTAGTGGGCCTCGACGGCACCGGCGACCAGACCACCCAGACGCCGTTCACCACGCAAACCGTCAGCAACATGCTCTCCCAGCTCGGCATTACCGTGCCGCAGGGCACCAACATGCAGCTGAAAAACGTCGCGGCGGTCATGGTGACGGCGCAGCTGCCGGCCTTCGCCCGTCAGGGACAGACCATCGACGTGGTGGTCTCCTCGCTGGGCAACGCCAAAAGCCTGCGCGGCGGCACCCTGGTCATGACGCCAATGAAGGGCGTCGACAACCAGGTCTACGCGCTGGCGCAGGGCAATATCCTGGTCGGCGGCGCAGGCGCGTCGGCGGGCGGCAGCAGCGTGCAGGTCAACCAGCTTAACGGCGGCCGCATCACCGGCGGCGCCACCGTCGAGCGTGAACTGCAGAGCAACTTCGGCAGCCAGAACACCCTGAACCTGCAGCTGAACAATGAAGATTTCTCCATGGCGCAGCGTATCGCCGACTCCATCAACGGTCGCGGCGGCTACGGCGCGGCGACGGCGCTCGACGCCCGTACCGTACAGGTGCGCGTCTCGCCCAACAACAGCTCGCAGGTCCGCCTGCTGGCGGAGATCCTGAATATCGACGTCTCGATCCCGATTGAAGATGCCAAAGTGATCATCAACTCGCGCACCGGCTCTGTGGTAATGAACCGCGAAGTGACGCTGAACAGCTGTGCGGTGGCGCAGGGCAACCTGTCGGTCACGGTCAACCAGTCGCAGAACGTCAGCCAGCCGAATACGCCGTTTGGCGGCGGTCAGACGGTGGTGACGCCGCAGACGCAGATCGATCTGCGCCAGAGCGGCGGGGCACTGCAGCGCGTCAACGCCAGCGCCAACCTGAACAACGTGGTGCGCGCGCTCAATGCGCTGGGTGCATCGCCCATCGAGCTGATGTCGATTCTGCAATCGATGCAGAGCGCAGGCTGCCTGCGCGCCAAACTGGAAATTATCTGA
- a CDS encoding flagellar basal body L-ring protein FlgH: MLLTLNGCALVPRTPLVEGATTAQPLPSAPPVVNGSIFQGVAPLNYGYQPLFEDRRPRNIGDTLTIVLQENVSASKSSSANATRDGSASFGLDAIPTGLNGLVGADGSKANVGANGKNDFAGKGGATANNTFTGTITVTVNQVLSNGNLRVVGEKQIEINQGTEFIRFSGVVNPRTISASNSVLSTAVADARIEYVGNGYINEAQTMGWFQRFFLNISPM; the protein is encoded by the coding sequence ATGCTGCTGACTCTTAACGGTTGTGCGTTAGTGCCGCGCACGCCGCTGGTGGAAGGGGCAACGACGGCGCAGCCGCTGCCTTCCGCGCCGCCGGTGGTCAACGGCTCTATTTTTCAGGGCGTCGCGCCGCTCAACTACGGCTATCAGCCGCTGTTTGAGGACCGTCGTCCGCGCAATATCGGCGATACGCTCACTATCGTATTGCAGGAGAACGTCAGCGCCAGCAAGAGCTCGTCAGCCAACGCGACGCGCGACGGCAGCGCCAGCTTCGGTCTCGACGCTATTCCGACCGGCCTGAACGGCCTGGTGGGCGCAGACGGCTCGAAAGCCAACGTCGGCGCCAACGGCAAAAACGATTTCGCTGGCAAAGGCGGCGCAACCGCCAACAACACCTTTACCGGCACCATTACTGTCACCGTGAATCAGGTTCTGTCGAACGGCAACCTGCGCGTGGTCGGTGAGAAGCAGATCGAGATCAACCAGGGCACCGAATTTATTCGCTTCTCTGGCGTAGTGAACCCGCGCACCATCAGCGCCAGCAACTCGGTGCTGTCGACGGCGGTGGCTGATGCCCGTATCGAATATGTCGGCAATGGCTATATCAATGAAGCGCAGACCATGGGCTGGTTCCAGCGTTTCTTCCTGAACATCTCGCCGATGTAA
- the flgG gene encoding flagellar basal-body rod protein FlgG: MIRSLWIAKTGLDAQQTNMDVISNNLANVSTNGFKRSRAVFEDLMYQTLRQPGTQSSEQTTLPSGLQIGTGVRPVTTERLHTQGNLSQTSNSKDVAINGQGYFEVQLPDGTSAYTRDGSFQVDQNGQLVNNAGYPVQPGITIPANATSITISRDGVVSVTQQGQTNPAQVGQLTLSTFINDAGLDSMGENLYQETQASGAPTQSTPGQNGAGLLYQGFVETSNVNVAEELVTMIQTQRAYEINSKAISTSDQMLQKLTQI, translated from the coding sequence ATGATTCGTTCTTTATGGATCGCCAAAACCGGTCTTGACGCCCAGCAAACCAATATGGACGTGATCTCCAACAACCTGGCGAACGTCAGCACCAACGGCTTTAAACGTTCGCGCGCGGTGTTTGAAGACCTGATGTACCAGACCCTGCGTCAGCCGGGCACGCAGTCCTCGGAGCAGACTACGCTGCCGTCGGGCCTGCAGATCGGCACCGGCGTGCGCCCGGTCACCACCGAGCGCCTGCATACCCAGGGCAACCTGTCGCAGACCAGCAACTCCAAAGATGTGGCGATCAACGGTCAGGGCTACTTTGAAGTGCAGCTGCCGGACGGCACCTCTGCCTACACCCGCGACGGCTCGTTCCAGGTGGACCAGAACGGTCAGCTGGTTAACAACGCCGGCTATCCGGTGCAGCCGGGGATCACCATTCCGGCCAACGCCACCAGCATCACCATCTCGCGCGACGGCGTGGTGAGCGTGACGCAGCAGGGACAGACTAACCCGGCGCAGGTGGGACAGCTGACCCTCAGCACCTTTATTAACGACGCCGGCCTCGACAGCATGGGTGAGAACCTCTACCAGGAGACTCAGGCGTCAGGCGCGCCGACCCAGAGCACGCCAGGCCAGAACGGCGCAGGCCTGCTCTATCAGGGCTTTGTGGAAACCTCTAACGTCAACGTGGCGGAAGAGCTGGTCACGATGATCCAGACGCAGCGCGCTTATGAAATCAACAGCAAAGCGATCAGCACCTCCGATCAAATGCTGCAGAAATTAACGCAGATTTAA
- a CDS encoding flagellar basal body rod protein FlgF — protein sequence MDHAIYTAMGAASQTLDQQAVTASNLANASTPGFRAQLNALRAVPVSGWSLPTRTLVAASTPGADMSQGAMDNTGRTLDVAMGQDGWLAVRTADGSEAYTRNGNMQISPTGILTVQGNPVMGDGGPIAVPQGAELTIAADGTITSRNAGDAPNATVQIGRLKLVKATGKELQRGDDGMFRPTQQTQATRGATLATDATVQVMPGVLEGSNVKPVETMVDMIANARRFEMQMKVITNVDENEQKANQLLNMSS from the coding sequence ATGGATCACGCGATATATACCGCAATGGGCGCGGCCAGCCAGACGCTGGATCAGCAGGCCGTCACGGCCAGCAACCTCGCCAACGCCTCAACGCCAGGCTTTCGCGCGCAGCTCAATGCGCTGCGCGCGGTGCCGGTCAGCGGCTGGTCGCTGCCGACGCGTACGCTGGTGGCCGCCTCGACGCCCGGTGCCGATATGAGCCAGGGCGCGATGGACAATACCGGACGTACGCTGGACGTGGCGATGGGGCAGGACGGCTGGCTGGCGGTGCGTACCGCTGACGGCAGCGAAGCCTATACCCGCAACGGCAATATGCAGATCAGCCCGACCGGCATTCTGACCGTGCAGGGCAATCCCGTCATGGGCGATGGCGGCCCTATCGCGGTGCCGCAGGGCGCCGAACTGACGATCGCGGCCGACGGCACCATCACCTCGCGCAACGCGGGCGATGCGCCGAACGCCACGGTGCAGATCGGCCGTCTGAAGCTGGTGAAAGCCACCGGCAAAGAGCTGCAGCGCGGCGACGACGGCATGTTCCGTCCGACCCAGCAGACGCAGGCGACGCGCGGCGCGACGCTGGCCACCGACGCCACGGTGCAGGTGATGCCGGGCGTGCTGGAGGGCAGCAACGTCAAGCCGGTTGAGACCATGGTCGATATGATTGCCAACGCCCGACGCTTTGAGATGCAGATGAAAGTCATCACCAACGTCGACGAAAACGAACAAAAAGCCAATCAGCTGCTGAATATGAGCAGCTAA